TGTCGCACATAACGAGAACAGGGCTCTTTACCTGGGCAAGCACTTCTAGTTGGAGTTCGGGGTCAATATTCGCTAGGAAAACGTATTTCGCATCCCGATATGCCTCTGGGATATGTGGGCGGAAACGTTCGAAAACGTTAAGCTCTGTGCTGAGTGTCCGACGTTTGTTAATATCATACTCATACTCGCCAGCCCACCTAAAAGTTTTTCCTTTGACCCTCTGCAAACCGGTAAGGTCAATATTCCTTGACGAAAGGAACCTCAGGTGTTTTTCGGGAAAGTCGGTGCCGACAATACCCACAAGCTGAACTGGTGCAAAGAAGCTTGCAGCCACCGATGAGTATACAGCGGCGCCGCCGAGTGCATCACGAACCTCGCCAAACGGCGTTTTTACGGTGTCAAGTGCAACGCTTCCCACTATAAGAACTGGCTTTGCCTGTGTAGGTTGAGTCATATTACTCGCTCTCCTGAACTTTTGGCGAAAAGAGCACCATTGTAACGAAGCGCGGAAGGGTTAGAACCTTGCCAATTTTTCTAGGATTATTTGCAAGGCGGAATGCCCACTCCAATCCGTGCTCCTGCATCCATTTTGGCGCACGCCTTACTCGCCCTGAAATGACATCAAAGCTACCCCCCACACCCATTGAAAGTGGCACTCCAAGTTGGTGCATATGGCGGGCAATCCACTTCTCCTGACGAGGGATTCCAAGGGCTACGAATAGGATATCTGGCTGACATGATTTAATATATTCAGCAATTTTTGGCGATTCTTCCTCGCGAAAGAAACCGTGATGAGTGCCCGCGACGACTAATCCCGGGCATTCTCGTTTGAGATTTTCAGCGGCGGCTTCCGACACACCCGGAGCAGCCCCAAGTAGGAAAATGGAGTAGCCCTTCTCAGCCGCCCGTTTGCAAAGCAGGTTCACAATGTCAATGCCAGAAACGCGTTCCCGAAGCGGTGTACCTTGTCGCCGCGCAGCCCAAAGTATTCCATAGCTGTCAGGCGTAACGAGATCTGCGGAATTAATTATTGCCCGAAGCTCAGGGTCATACCTGGACATTACTATGCCCGATGAGTCGGCGGTTACAACCATGTGGGGCTTTCGGCTTGAGATAAACCCTTCCATGATAGCTAGGGCTTCATCCGTATTTACGTCGTCTATCCCCACACCCAGAATGGTTACACGCCTAATTCCGGTCATGATAAGCTGACCTTCCCTTCAAACCAACCAAAGCGAGGCTCGACAACATGAATTGACGAGCGTTATGTGCCCTCCTCCCATGAGGTTAAATATTTCTCCTGTTCAGGAGTCAGTACGTCAATTTTTACTCCCATCGCATCGAGCTTTAGGCGGGCAACCTCCATATCAATCTCCTGCGGCACGGGATATACCTTCCGTTCGAGTTCTTTGGCATGTTTAACTAGATATTCAACGGAAAGCGCCTGATTTGCAAAGCTCATGTCCATAACAACCGCTGGATGTCCTTCGGCTGCGGCTAAGTTAATGAGGCGGCCCTCGCCTAGCACAAAAATGCGCTTCCCATTTGGAAGCCTGAACTCCTCGACGAAGTCACGTATCTTTCGCCGAGCCGTCGCAATCCGCGCAAGTGCATCAAGGTCGAGCTCAACGTTGAAGTGGCCGGAATTGGCGACGATGGCACCGTCTTTCATAGAAAGGAAGTGTTCTTCACGAATGACATGGATATCTCCGGTAAGTGTGCAAAAGATATCTCCAATTTTGGCTGCTTCTGCAATCGGCATGACCTCGTAACCATCCATGACAGCCTCAAGCGCTCGAAGAGGATTGACCTCAGTAACGACTACTCGGGCTCCCATTCCGCTCGCCCGCATTGCTACTCCTCGTCCGCACCAGCCATAACCTGCAACGACGAAGACCGAACCTGCGTAGAGAATGTTTGTCGCGCGCAGGATGCCGTCGATTGTACTTTGGCCAGTGCCATACCGGTTGTCAAAAAGATGCTTCGTATTTGCATCATTTACAGCAATTATCGGGTAGCGAAGAACACCATCGCGCTCCATCGCCCTTAGCCGAATAACGCCTGTTGTCGTCTCTTCTGTGCCACCGATGATATTTTCTTGCAATTCGGTCCTTTCGGAGTGGATTACAGAAACTGTGTCTGCGCCATCATCCATCGTTATGTTTGGCCCAAAGTCGAGCGCCGATTGAATATGGCGGTAGTATGTCTCTCTATCCTCGCCTTTTATCGCAAACGTAGGAATTTCATAATCCACAACTAATGATGCCGCACAATCATCCTGAGTGGAAAGCGGATTTGAAGCACAGAGGGCGAGTCTCGCACCACCTGCTTTGAGCGTTCGGGCAAGATTCGCCGTCTCGGTAGTGATATGAAGGCACGCAACGAGAGTAATGCCCTCGAGTGGCTTTTCTTTTTCAAACCTTGCCCTAATTAGTCTAAGGACGGGCATAAATTGCTCAGCCCATTCGATTCGCAGCTTACCCTTTGGCGCGAGACTTAGATCTTTTACATCATGCTTGACCATTGAAAAGTGCCCTCCAATTTCCCAAAAATCATTATTCTTTTACACTTCTCTTTAAAAGCTCTTTTATGCTAAGTTTCCAATTATACCCCCTAGCGTCTTTAAGTATCCGAAGAATGCATGAAATGATTGCATAGACTCAGTGTCTGTTCGGATCAACAATCACCCCATCGAACACAGCGGCATTCGATTTTACTTGGCAGCCCTTGCCAACAACACAGCGCTCGAGTATCGTATTCTGCATTACTCGAGCCCCCTCCCACAAAATGCTTTCCTTCACGGCAGCTTCCTGTTCCACAACACAATTATCACCAAGCACCGAGTTTTCTAACACCCTTGCGTTTCGCTCAATTACGCAATTATTGCCGATAACAACCGGATAGCCAATCTCTGCGGTTGGGTCTATTTGCGTATTTGTGCCCATCCATACGTACTTCCGAACCTCCGGCAGGGGGAATTGTATTTTTACTCGGCCACGCAGGGCGTCATTATGGGTTTCCTGGTACTGTTTCAGATTACCAACATCACGCCAGTATCCAGAGGTAATGCATCCATAGAATCGCCGCTTTTGCTCAAGAAGTAGCGGAAACACATTGTTACCAAAGCCAAAAAACGTGTCCTTGGGGATAAGTTCGAATATCTCGGGCTCAAAGACGTATATGCCAGTATTCGCCAAATTGCTGAAGATTACCTCGCCCTTGGGTTTCTCAATAAACCTTGTGATTCTACCTCGTTCATCACACAGAGCTATACCGTACTCGGATGGGTCGTCTACAATCGATAGAGCAATAGTGCAAATCGCTTTTTTCTCTTTGTGCAAGTTTACTAAGCGGCTAAGGTCTATATCAGCAAGGTCATCGCCACCTATAACGACGAAGGTGCTGTCGAAAAAGTTTTCACAGCGTTTTACACTCCCGGCATCGCCCCAAAGGCGGTCTTCATGGGAGTAATGGATTTTCACTCCCCATCTTGAGCCGTCACCAAAGTAACTTTCTATTTGATCACCTAGGTAATGCAGATTCACCATTATGTTCCTAAACCCATGCCTAGCAAGCAACTCGACAATATGCTCCATGACGGGCTTGTTCATAATTGGCACCATGGGTTTTGGCACATTGCGCGTCAGGGGGTCCAACCTTGAACCTACTCCTGCTGCTAGAATCATCGCCTTCATTCTCGAGCTTATCCTCCCCCAAAGAACTCTGTCAATCACTCAAAGAAAGTACGAATAGTAGCTGCCACATGGGCAAGTTGTTGCTCTGTAAGTTCGGGAAACACCGGCAAAGAAAGCACTTCACGTGCAGCTTTCTCAGCCTCGGGAAAGTCGCCTTCCTTGTATCCCAAATAACGATATGCCTCCTCGTAGTGCAAAGGAGTAGGGTAGTATATCCCAGTTTCAATACCTGCTGATTTTAAATAGCTTCTAAGTTCATCGCGCTGGGTTGTTCTTATTGTATATTGATGATAAACGTGCTTGTTACCTGGCTGTTCTATAGGAATGCTAATACAAGCATCTGCGAAAAGTTCGTTGTATATTGCTGCGTTATTCCGACGCCTCTCATTCCACCCATCTAGATAGGGAAGCTTGGCTCTGAGTATCGAGGCTTGGAGCTCATCTAGCCGACTGCAGTAGCCAATGTGCTTGTAAGAGTAGGTCCCGCCGCTTCCATGAAACCGCAGATATTTGACTTTTTCCGCCAACTCTTGATTATTTGTGAGCACCATTCCACCATCGCCTGCTGCGCCAAGATTCTTAGTTGGGAAAAAGCTTAGCGTTACCATATCACCATAGCACCCGATTGGCTTCCCTTTATGTTCTGCGCCGATGGCTTGGGCGCCGTCGCATACCACATGAACGTTATGGCGCCTAGCAACCTCGAGTATAGAGGTCATATCCGCCGCTTGACCATATAAGTGGACAGGCATTATTACTTTCGTTTTTGGGGTGATTTTATCTTCAAGCAATGTTGGGGAGATATTAAAGGTTTTTGGGTCGATATCAACAAATATCGGGCGGGCGCCTAATAGAGCTATTACCTCAACAGTCGCCACGAAGGTAAACGGCGTAGTGATTACCTCATCCCCAGCTTTTACTCCAAGCGCTTTAAGCGATAGCGCTAGAGCATCCGTCCCCGATGCGACGCCGATTCCATACGCTGAGCCGCAGTACTCGGCTATTTCTTTCTCCAAAGCTGCGACGTTTTCGCCAAGTATATACCGGCCATTTTCCATTACAGTCTGAACTGCCTTGTCTATATCAGACCTAATTGACTGATACTGAGCCCTTAAATCAGCCATCGGCACATACAACTTTAGGAGTCCCCCTTCGCGACCCTCTCTACTATTGTTGAAAGATGAGGATCAGCCATACATGTTTTAATAAATGCTTCACAGTAGACTTCAAAGTCTCCAATGTCATACCGGTATTCGTCTTTTCGAGTCGGCACGCACCAAACCCGCTTTCCAGCGGAAATTCCCAGCCTTACCGCATCGGTAATCTGAATCTCGCCCAATGCCCCTGGGCGCGTCCGCCTTATCCAGTCAAATATCTCTGGTCCGAAGATATATCTCCCACCGATTGCATAATCACTTGGTGATTCTTCGACCGGCGGCTTTTCTATTACATCCGATATTTCAAACGACTCAGCAATTTCGCCCACGGGCTTAACCATGCCATATTTTGGTGCAGTGGTAATCGGCACCTTCTCAACAAGAATGGCTGCGAACGCCGGGTTTGATTGGTAAGCCGATATCAATCTCCTTACTGGGAAATCATCGTATGGGGAGATTACAACTGTATCCCCCAATGCTACGATAAAATCCTCTTTGCCTACTAACTCTTCCGCTTGCAAAATTGCATCGGCAAGGCCTTTTTGGGTTTCCTGAACAGCATACGAAATACGAACTTTGCCCTTACAATCCGCCCTGTCGAAATATTCCCTTATACTTCCTCCGGTTGGAGAAACTACAAATATAATATCTTCTACGCCCACCGCCTGCAACTCCTCTACTATATGCTGGACAGTCGGCTTGGTTCCAAGCGGCAATAGCACCTTTGGAATGATATTGGTAAGCGGTCTCAGTCTAGTGCCATGCCCAGCAGCAGGAATTACAGCTTTTGTTATTAGGGAATTATTGGTAGGCATAAGCTTACCTCCGGCGAAAAATCTTGTGGTTCAAGCGAGAATAGTAGGCGAAGGAATAAAAAGCGAGGCCAATCAGCACACCCGTGGAAAATCACAGTCCAAATCCTCGGAGACATATAAATGGAGCCGACGATCCGATTCGAACGGACGACCCGCGCATTACGAATGCGCTGCTCTACCAGCTGAGCTACGTCGGCCCGCACTACCGCTCTGATGATACCAGGTTGGTGCCGGGACCCAGAATCGAACTGGGGACACGTGGATTTTCAGTCCACTGCTCTACCAACTGAGCTATCCCGGCACTACTCCGCGGTAAAGGCTATCGGCAAAGTCAGCTTTCAAATTAAAAATGGCGGGGATGACGGGACTTGAACCCGCGGCCTCCTGCGTGACAGGCAGGCGCTCTAAACCGTACTGAGCTACACCCCCGTGTGTAGCCAAAAGTCAAAAGTGAGGAAACCCTTCTTGTGCTCCTTCAGCTTTTGCTTGGCTTCGTTGGTGGGCGAAACAGGGCTCGAACCTGTGACCTCTTCCTTGTAAGGGAAGCGCTCTCCCAACTGAGCTATTCGCCCGCGTCCGGTAATCAATCCCGGACCCTCTTCACTGCGTAGTATATCAACACTACGCCCAGCTGTCAATAA
This sequence is a window from Armatimonadota bacterium. Protein-coding genes within it:
- a CDS encoding WecB/TagA/CpsF family glycosyltransferase — translated: MTGIRRVTILGVGIDDVNTDEALAIMEGFISSRKPHMVVTADSSGIVMSRYDPELRAIINSADLVTPDSYGILWAARRQGTPLRERVSGIDIVNLLCKRAAEKGYSIFLLGAAPGVSEAAAENLKRECPGLVVAGTHHGFFREEESPKIAEYIKSCQPDILFVALGIPRQEKWIARHMHQLGVPLSMGVGGSFDVISGRVRRAPKWMQEHGLEWAFRLANNPRKIGKVLTLPRFVTMVLFSPKVQESE
- the ahcY gene encoding adenosylhomocysteinase — protein: MVKHDVKDLSLAPKGKLRIEWAEQFMPVLRLIRARFEKEKPLEGITLVACLHITTETANLARTLKAGGARLALCASNPLSTQDDCAASLVVDYEIPTFAIKGEDRETYYRHIQSALDFGPNITMDDGADTVSVIHSERTELQENIIGGTEETTTGVIRLRAMERDGVLRYPIIAVNDANTKHLFDNRYGTGQSTIDGILRATNILYAGSVFVVAGYGWCGRGVAMRASGMGARVVVTEVNPLRALEAVMDGYEVMPIAEAAKIGDIFCTLTGDIHVIREEHFLSMKDGAIVANSGHFNVELDLDALARIATARRKIRDFVEEFRLPNGKRIFVLGEGRLINLAAAEGHPAVVMDMSFANQALSVEYLVKHAKELERKVYPVPQEIDMEVARLKLDAMGVKIDVLTPEQEKYLTSWEEGT
- a CDS encoding NDP-sugar synthase, with protein sequence MKAMILAAGVGSRLDPLTRNVPKPMVPIMNKPVMEHIVELLARHGFRNIMVNLHYLGDQIESYFGDGSRWGVKIHYSHEDRLWGDAGSVKRCENFFDSTFVVIGGDDLADIDLSRLVNLHKEKKAICTIALSIVDDPSEYGIALCDERGRITRFIEKPKGEVIFSNLANTGIYVFEPEIFELIPKDTFFGFGNNVFPLLLEQKRRFYGCITSGYWRDVGNLKQYQETHNDALRGRVKIQFPLPEVRKYVWMGTNTQIDPTAEIGYPVVIGNNCVIERNARVLENSVLGDNCVVEQEAAVKESILWEGARVMQNTILERCVVGKGCQVKSNAAVFDGVIVDPNRH
- a CDS encoding DegT/DnrJ/EryC1/StrS family aminotransferase — translated: MYVPMADLRAQYQSIRSDIDKAVQTVMENGRYILGENVAALEKEIAEYCGSAYGIGVASGTDALALSLKALGVKAGDEVITTPFTFVATVEVIALLGARPIFVDIDPKTFNISPTLLEDKITPKTKVIMPVHLYGQAADMTSILEVARRHNVHVVCDGAQAIGAEHKGKPIGCYGDMVTLSFFPTKNLGAAGDGGMVLTNNQELAEKVKYLRFHGSGGTYSYKHIGYCSRLDELQASILRAKLPYLDGWNERRRNNAAIYNELFADACISIPIEQPGNKHVYHQYTIRTTQRDELRSYLKSAGIETGIYYPTPLHYEEAYRYLGYKEGDFPEAEKAAREVLSLPVFPELTEQQLAHVAATIRTFFE
- a CDS encoding sugar phosphate nucleotidyltransferase, whose translation is MPTNNSLITKAVIPAAGHGTRLRPLTNIIPKVLLPLGTKPTVQHIVEELQAVGVEDIIFVVSPTGGSIREYFDRADCKGKVRISYAVQETQKGLADAILQAEELVGKEDFIVALGDTVVISPYDDFPVRRLISAYQSNPAFAAILVEKVPITTAPKYGMVKPVGEIAESFEISDVIEKPPVEESPSDYAIGGRYIFGPEIFDWIRRTRPGALGEIQITDAVRLGISAGKRVWCVPTRKDEYRYDIGDFEVYCEAFIKTCMADPHLSTIVERVAKGDS